From the genome of Solanum stenotomum isolate F172 chromosome 5, ASM1918654v1, whole genome shotgun sequence:
agcctttaatagCATTTAGCATATCATTTCTGAAATCTGCCCCAAAATGTTTTATCAACATGTGAGTCAGTGGTCTAAGAATATTGACACCACTAGAAATAAAGGTCTTTTCCACCGTGAATCTTTGTATTGTAAAAACAGGATCTTCCCACTCATTTCTCATTAAACCGCATGGTGGGAAACAGATTCTCACTGAAGTACTAAGAAGCTTCCTAATTTTTCCATGTGAAAACAGAtgagtactattttttttttgtctctcaCGGATTGATTAAAATACCTATGGAATAACCAAGTAACAGGTTTGATTGAAGCATACCTTGTAGAAATTGAATTTGTGATGCAGAACATTTTTCGTAATTACGTTTACAATCATGCCACAACCCATGAGGATCAGCTACTGGAGCAGCCAAACTGGATTGAATCTATAGGAAGTTGCaagtgaaaaaaatgtcaacattcCGCAAAGATTGCAATGTATGCAAACACTGAATAGTTGATCTCATTCAATCTCCAAATAGGAGAAAACTAAAAATTCGTAAAAGTTTAAGAATTTACCTGCCAGAAATCATAGGCAGCATTTAGAAGAAATAATGGAGTCTTGATATTGCTGATCAAATTCTGAGGAAAGAAGCACTGAAAGGCACACAAATAGGAATCATATTAGTAACGTGACCTGATACCATATATTGAAAGggaaaatatatcaaaagaacTTACAGAGGTTGGATCAAGTTTGTTGGTACAATTACTTGGTAGCATCTTCTGAAGACCCTGTTAAATATTACACGAATTGATACTAAGCAAGGCCCGAAGATTGTTATATACAAATGTCAGTTGCTTAACGAAATTGACCAATATAGAGTTTGAGTTGTCCTAACCTGTACGCTTACTACGCCTTTAAAAACATCTCTGAGTGCGTGCCCACCAGATACATCAGTTCTGTGCATCCACAAAGGACTTGTTACTAAACCTTTATTCTAGaattgaagggaaaaaaaaagtatattaagAGTTTCAAGATTAGGAAAGTACGCATCCAAAAATAATCCGGCATCACTTAGGCACTTCACTTTGGTACTACTTGGGAACAAAGTGCGGAACTCATCGCAATGCAATATTGAAGCTAGACCACCAGCAGAACATCCAGAGAGAAGAGCCTGAAGCACTATTAACAAATAAGATTATGAATGACAAGAGCAAGCAAAATGACAAGGCAAAAAGTGACTTTGACCTGTTGGGCATTTCGCATTCCTTTTGACATTAACTCCGCCATTGCTGCTTCCCATATACGTTGACCTCTAAATTGCAGTAGTGCATCCTGGAGAGATacgtaatatattttttcaaaaaaaaaaaaaaaacaaggtaGACTAAACAAGCTAGCAATTGTTTTTATGAAAACATATATTACATTTCATACAGTAAGATAATACATTAACTTCAAATGCTTCTTATACTTCCCAACAACAACATTcttagtgaaatcccacaaagtgtGGTCTGGGAAGGTTAGAATGTACGCAGATCTTACCCATACCTCGTAGAGGTAGAAAAGATGTTTCCGAAAGGCTTCTTATACTTCCCCAAAACGTAAAACCAGTAATAGGTGTATGTGTGGACATCAGATGGTTTAACCTATAGAGATAGATGAATTGTTGGTATCATGGTTATAGGTAAAATTTCTGAAATTTCAGGTAAAAGGGTATTCCAGAGTTCCTGTTGCAGCTCCTGCCTATCTCTTAATTAGTCTCTAAGCAAATTCTCCGAGCATAGAAACAGTCAAGAGGATAAGAGGGAGCTACAAATAGGTGTTATTGAGTTTGAACATAAAGCATTTGCTGatatttcttcttcaagaaGCAATATGCTCAGACACAGTGTCCCCGCAAGAACATGGTTCTGAAATTACACCTTTATTCGGAACTTTTCAATGAGAAGATGTACTCACAAGCAGATGCAAAAGTTAAGTAGCACCTTCAAAAGATTTTTCTTGATAAGGTAAtgtaaatttcataaaaaaaaagtaccaaGGAGGTACTAAATGAACACAAACTACAGCACAGCTGCAACTATTACAATTTCAAAACTTCTATAAAGTCTATGTACTGAATACTGATCTAAGTCCTCTTCCCAACCACCAGCAAGAAGaatatttattcataaatgtcATTTACCTCCACTACTATTCAAACGCCAaaagagcaagaaaaaaaaaaagaccagaTCACAGAGaatgtaaagaaaagaaaatggttAAAAGCTACAGCGATTTAGAGTCACCGTGCTGTAGTGTGACAAGTTTCAGCTCTCATTTTTTTCTCCCTCCGTTTACAGATTAACAACACGTTTACATAATCactgaaaaagtaaaaaatgaaaatggtgCATGGTCTTACAAACCTTATTTTCACTGTCCCCTGTAAAGGAGGCCCCATCGCAATAACGAACTTTTACTCTATTCCAGTTAAAAAAATCTGCATTCACAGAAGAGACAGTAAGGAAAAGCCCTTAAATGCATAATATATAACATGCATGGGGTGTGTTTGGCAATTGTTTTATGTTCCATTGGTCAAATTTTTTGGAGAACATCTTCTCTAGTAAAACAAGTTacttaaaaaatgaagaaaatgacttttttAGTGGAAGTAGGGAAAACCTATGTcttcggactctccaaaaacgTTGTTGTACCTGTGTCGAATCCCCAACAAATGttctacttttggaggatccaactaGCAActgttgacatttttgaaaaatccgagcaacatagggGAAAACAAGTTCCACAAGGGGCATTCCACATTCATTTTCCCTCGGAAACAAGAAGTTCTGGCCTGGGAGATTATGTCCTCCCCAGTCCCCACCCTACAACACACCTCATTTTCACCCCACCCACCCCACACTCCAAGAATATTTATCTAAATTCTATACAAATGCTTTTctgataatattttttgcttataaaccaaacacaagaaaataagtaataaatacACTTGTTATcctgaaaaaaaaa
Proteins encoded in this window:
- the LOC125865943 gene encoding pectin acetylesterase 10-like, whose translation is MAEIVRGFWGVVFVGFLMLSKWIDSYEFEDFIFNKTSTGDGAITPTPLLIALTLIQGAAAKGAVCLDGTLPGYHIHAGSGSGANSWLIQLEGGGWCNTVRNCVFRKTTRRGSSKFMEKQIQFTGILSNKAEENPDFFNWNRVKVRYCDGASFTGDSENKDALLQFRGQRIWEAAMAELMSKGMRNAQQALLSGCSAGGLASILHCDEFRTLFPSSTKVKCLSDAGLFLDATDVSGGHALRDVFKGVVSVQGLQKMLPSNCTNKLDPTSCFFPQNLISNIKTPLFLLNAAYDFWQIQSSLAAPVADPHGLWHDCKRNYEKCSASQIQFLQDFRNDMLNAIKGFGVSTQNGLFINSCFAHCQSERQDTWFADDSPLIDNKPVALAVGDWYFDREGVKAIDCAYPCDKTCHNMVSK